Genomic window (Heliangelus exortis chromosome W unlocalized genomic scaffold, bHelExo1.hap1 SUPER_W_unloc_2, whole genome shotgun sequence):
tccagagctgccctgcagcctcggtggtgacgtgagagctattgggggaaaggggggaggaatgtggtatccattttcttgtatatttgtatatatttattaatttttcctatttatcattactgtttcattaaagttgtgtagtttagtttccaacccataagtctctctcccttattctctctcctttcttatcagggaggagagagagattaatagagagcgtctgttactcggtttaattgccgggccagtgttaaaccgtgacaaagTGTTAGAACAAATCTTAAAACAGAACCCGGTGAGACAAAGAACAGACATTTGTGAGTTTTAGCAATACATATCTAAACATTAATAAGGAACATAACCATGAATGACAACAAAAAGAGAGGGAACGATAAACCCAATAGTtacagacaaaaaacaaacaatcaaatcccccccccctaaataaacaaaagaaggCAATAAGATATTGTGAGACTCATTTGTGGAGATCGGTGATGAATTTTTCATTGTTGAAAGATGTCAATGGAATAATTTTACAGAGAGAACCCTTGAGCTCCTGgttcctcatgctgtagatgagggggttcactgctggaggaaccaccGAGTATAAAAATGACACCACCAGATCCATGGAAGGGGAGAAGACGGAGAGGGGCTTCAGGTAGGCAAAGATGGCTGTGCTGATGAACAGGGAGACCAcagccaggtgagggaggcacgtggaaaaggctttgtgccttccctgctcagacGGGATCTTtagcacagccctgaagatctccacatAGGACACCacgatgaaaacaaaacacacaaatgaTAAAGAGGCACTGACCACAAGAAGCCCAATTTCCCTGCAGtaggagtgtgagcaggagagcttgaggatctggggaatttcacagaagaactggtccagggcactgccctggcagaggggcagggaaaatgtattggctgtgtgcagcagagcagtgagaaacccagagccccaggcagctgctgccatgtggacacaagctctgctgcccaggagggtcccgtagtgcaggggtttgcagatggccacGGAGCGGTCGTAGGACATGATGGTCAGGAGAGAGAATTCTGCTGTGatgaagaagacaaagaagaaaagctgtgcagCACATCCGTTGTAGGAGATGTCCGTGTTGTCCCCGAGGGAACtggccatggctttgggcagagtggtggagatggatcccaggtCAAGGAGGGAaaggttgaggaggaagaagtacatgggggtgtggaggtggtggtcacaggcaatggtggtgatgatgaggccgttgcccaggagggcagccaggtagatgcccaggaagagccagaagtgcaagagctgcagctcccgcctgtctgcaaatgccaggaggaggaactgcctgatggagctgctgttggacatCTGCTGATTCTAAAAGGCATGGGGAGCTGTTTGAGgaggaaacacaaaaatttaGGAGACGattctctgaaaaatgagacCCATTTCCCCTTCCATATCCCCATCCTACACACATACACTTCTCTAGGAGTTCTTCCTTGAAGCCCACGGCTGCAGCGCTGCTTGTTGCTGTTTGtgtcaggaggaggagagattcTGTTCACTGACTGCCAAGGAGTCATTCCAGCTCTACAACAGGGTCTTCATGGAaaccatggggacagggaccagTCCTGGAGTGGACATTTTTCATATGAGATTGTTGGTAATGCCAAaggcactgcagctgctgtggaggAACC
Coding sequences:
- the LOC139790548 gene encoding olfactory receptor 14A16-like, with translation MSNSSSIRQFLLLAFADRRELQLLHFWLFLGIYLAALLGNGLIITTIACDHHLHTPMYFFLLNLSLLDLGSISTTLPKAMASSLGDNTDISYNGCAAQLFFFVFFITAEFSLLTIMSYDRSVAICKPLHYGTLLGSRACVHMAAAAWGSGFLTALLHTANTFSLPLCQGSALDQFFCEIPQILKLSCSHSYCREIGLLVVSASLSFVCFVFIVVSYVEIFRAVLKIPSEQGRHKAFSTCLPHLAVVSLFISTAIFAYLKPLSVFSPSMDLVVSFLYSVVPPAVNPLIYSMRNQELKGSLCKIIPLTSFNNEKFITDLHK